A stretch of DNA from Arachis hypogaea cultivar Tifrunner chromosome 19, arahy.Tifrunner.gnm2.J5K5, whole genome shotgun sequence:
AAAGCCTTCGAAAACGTAAAGGTACAGCACGAACGAATGAAGAGGAAATttgaaaaatcgcagaaacgaaacaatgaaagagagggaaagtatttataagtacGTTAGAGGCACAATGGTAAAAACGGGGCAGTCATTAAAGAcgcaccgttaccaaggccattaatccctacgcacatccctaatagacacgacgcttgattagacgtaactgtcagaaccaaaaggtcacgaaaagtcacgtcggcttcagaccatcacgtcggtcctccaaCAAGTCGGCTACaaccccgagtagaatactcgaacccaaatcttaaagagaaattgggctcgagtaggggcactgttcataccctggcccaataataaaggcccagaACCAAGCGAAAGGCCTAATCCAAAGGGTTGGGCCTCACCCAGTACCAATCTTCGTCTTAGGAAGTCGGTACTcgccacgacttgctctaaagaagtcgggaacgagggttagctggcagataagcactcatttgaatgaataactgcccctagaatctctctaaccacttccacaagccatatcttaacttccctacgataaagggacggttaacaccttaaaaaagtggcactactccaacggtggttattgattcaccactataaatacactgacacttctcaggtatctctaagtcccaatactctctagacctgctcacacccttgctgacttaagcattggagtgtctttgcaggtaccaccccccattctttcgcatacacaagtcggacggagggcaCCGAGTTGCAGATCCACTTGAAATCCTCCTCCtccatacgtttgggccaaccaacgccgtccagcccactaatctccggttacccatcgtaacaatattattattgattGTTGGTGATTGTTGATTGAATATGGATATAATATTTATGCCATGATTTCTTTTAGTTataaattgtgatttttgaatttgaatgtagaaTTTTAATGATGATATGAGATATAGTTTAGTTAGTGGGGAagttatgaaattttaaattttattatcatatgaatgattgaatttaaattttaaaagatttatattatacttttaataattttattttatatttaatgaaaCTGGTTTGACCACGATTCAACTATGGTTAGACCATTGAATTATTAAATCAGTAATTTGACCGGTTCaatgaccggttcggttctcgCAATAATCAAATGAGTGGGAAACCAAGTGAGACTCAATTGCACTACAACACCCTTTCATAATttcctaaattttatttatttcctttggGTGGTAATTACTAATAATTAGATTCCATCATTTTATTCCACAGAAGCGAAGCTGATTAATCCAAATTGTGACCAGATTCAATGCACTAGCATCATTTCTTTTTGGCACCGGAGATATCTCCACTATTTTCCAATCCAacaaattaagaattaatatattataatattaaattttatttaaaaaattattaattaataattattacatactcaaaataaaatttaatttctcaatatttatttaaataaactaaTGAAGTAATAACTAAACCAACTCTTTCGTAAATGGACTCGCATCATTGACACTTCAATTTTAAGTCCAACCTTTGTAGCTTAGCTATTAGCGTCTCTACTCCGAAAGCAAAACAAAACAAGATTCCCATTTTTGGGGGGATCATTGCTCCGTCTCCCCCCGCCTCAGTACTCCGCCGCATCCAATGGCCTTCTCAGAGTTCCGACCACTCGACGACAACTCCCTCATCGAATACATAAAATCAGTGCCGGCCCTCTCCTCTAAGATCGGCAACGACTTCGACACCTTGTCCGTCAAAGAAGTTGGAGATGGCAACCTTAACTTCGTCTTCATCGTTCTCAATTCCACAGGTTCTTTTGTCATCAAGCaggtaacattttttttatacttCTCCCCACTGATCCAAAAATCGTGGGCACTCGCAAATTTAGTTTATTTTGTAGCTTTCGATTCAAAgttcgatttttttattttaaggctTTGCCTTATATTCGCTGCATTGGGGAGTCATGGCCGATGACGAAGGAGAGAGCATATTTTGAATACCTGGGGCTGAAAGAAGAGGGTCGCTTGAGCCCTGAGCATGTTCCTGAAGTTTACCACTTTGACCGTACAATGTCATTGATCGGCATGCGTTACTTGGAACCGCCACATATAATATTAAGAAAAGGGTTGATAGCTGGAATTGAGTACCCTTTGCTTGCAGAGCACATGGCTGATTTCATGGCCAAGACACTCTTTTTCACTTCTCTCCTTTTCCGTACAACTTCCGAGCACAAAAGGGACGGTATGTGTGAGCTTTCCCATTGTTACTCTTTTCTTTAGCAATTGTTGTTGATTGATTCACACTCCTCAACTCATTTTTTGGACAATTCGATATATTTGTTAATCGGAGAACTAAGAAGATTGTTTATGTCTTCTTCACTGATTGATAGTATCACCTTTATCAATCTATTACTCTGCTTCAAAGTTGATTGAGCTGAAACTGGTTATTTTAGTTTAAGTTTTGCATTAGAAAAAATGTTTCCTTTCCCTCGTTTGGTTGCTTGTGCTTTGCTTATTCAGTTATTTGTGCTTGTGGAAGTTTACCTCTGTAGTTTATTCTCCATTTGAAAATGAGTGATAAGTGATAAACTGATATTCTACTTGTGAGTATGAGGAACGTTGTTGCATATTGATGTTGCCTTAAGCTGAATTCATGCTGGCTCCATGCAGTTGCCGAATATTGTGGTAATGTGGAGTTATGCAGACTCACCGAGCAGGTCGTGTTCTCTGACCCTTATAAAGTTTCTCAATATAATCGTTGGACTTCCCCTTATCTTGATCGTGATGCTGAGGCTGTTCGGGAAGACAATCTTCTGAAGCTTGAAGTTGCTGAGCTGAAATCCAAGTATTATGACCAGCACACTTCTTTTACTGCATTATGTGTAGCAATTGTGGTGTTAGGGTTTTTATACTTTATAAGAATGTACATTTTTGTAGGTTCTGTGAGAGGGCCCAGGCTCTAATACATGGAGATCTGCACACTGGTTCTGTTATGGTTACCCGTGAATCAACACAAGTTATTGATCCAGAATTTGCATTTTATGGACCAATGGGTTTTGATATTGGAGCATTCCTGGGAAATTTGATTCTGGCTTACTTTTCTCAAGATGGGCATGCAGATCAAGCAAATGATCGAAAAGTAGGTTTCCTTCTTTATGTATATTGGTTGTGTACTCTTGTGGCTCTTTGTGGCTTCTGCTCTTAGCATAGTCCAAAGTTTTttatcggaaaaaaaaaaagaaggaatgaaACAGAAAAACACACAGGCACACACACCCCTATTCTGCATAATCTGATTTAAACGCTTTGATTCTCTTTGGTTCTTTTCGGAGGCCAAATCTGTGCATTTTTACAGTTTTGAAATACCTTGGACTGTTCTGTTGTTTTGTCCTGCCTTGTCTTGTTTGTGTAGTGCTAGTGACTTTGCTTTATTATACTAATGAAGAGAAGAATTTCCTGGTGTGCATGTGCACATTGGTGAGCTATCAGATTTATATCATGTGAAATCCAAGAAGTCGTAGAGATAGTTTACAGAAATATGAGCTGTAGTTATAAAACAAGACTTGGTAGGATGCCAATTATAACTaccattttcttttgctgtattttttctCTTCATTTTGCTGGACTTGTGGCTCTGGTAATGTTATTGCTTAGAACTGCAGCATCAATGACAAGCTGGGATTTGTTATAGTTGTGCATTTAGTAATAATTGTGAAGACCGTTGATTGCTGGGGCAAAAGTGTGTTGTTTATTGTCTGATATATACTGATATTTACATTATGCAGGCGTACAAGGAGTGGATTCTTAAGACAATCGAAGATACCTGGAATCTTTTCCATCACAAATTCACTGCTCTTTGGGATGAGCACAGAAATGGTGCGGGTGAGGCATATCTTCCAGCTATATATAACAATCCTGAGGTTCAGCTGCTTGTACAGAAGAAATACATGACAGATTTGTTTCATGATAGTCTTGGGTTTGGTGCTGCCAAAATGATAAGGTGAAATTGCTGAGCATCATTTTTAACCAGAATGCTATATGTTTAGTGGGACTTATTTTGTTAGTTAGATATAAAACTATTTGAGAGCTTCTGCTTAAATTGGGCAATTGACTTGATCAGACCCTTTTTGACCAAAATGGCGACAATTTTGATTGTAGTTTGCATTATTCCTATAAAAAATATGGATGGTAATATTAGAATGTGTCTTTTGCATGACTCTAGTCTAAAGTGCTCGTGTGAGGAAACATGTTAGTTATAAAATTCAGTGACAATGTTGGAATTGCTCTCTACTTTCTAATGTGTATATAATCATTTACACTGATGTTTAGTTGAGGTCATCCTGGCCCTAGAGCTATCTCCATTGTGCATGCCATGTTCTGATTTTATATTCAGTAAGATATATATTTGTTGAACAGTATGATTCTGAAGCAATGGCTTGTATTTATGATTTGAGCAACATGAACATTCTTAGGAGGCATGGCTAACCCCTTTCATTATGATCATTAATACACAGGAGAATAGTTGGTGTAGCTCATGTTGAGGATTTTGAATCCATTGCCGATGCTGCTAAACGTGCAACATGTGAAAAGCGAGCACTTGATTTAGCTAAGGCGATTCTCAAAGAAAGGAGAAAATTTGAAGGCATTGCTGAAATTGTATCAGCAATTCGGCAATATGAATCCTGATTCATGGTTTTCATATCGATACCTCATCATGTATCACGTTTTCCTCCTGTACACTACTCGAGATTTTGGTGTTCTGCTACATTTAACAGTTTCACTGTCAAAGTTATgtatgaaaaatataaattttctgCTTGAGTGTACTAATTACAGTTTTATGTTACATCTTACTTGCAGCAAGGACGTTTTGTTAACACAACTTTGTTCAGCTCAGTTGTTACTTATTATATTGTAGATATATTATTATGTGCAAACTACTTTTTACATGGACACACATTTAATATATCACATTTAGGCAAACTTACAAGTTACAACTAACTTTATTTAATATAtacttgcttttctttttatAACTTGTACATACCTTTTTGTGAGTGAGGCTAGAAAAACACTTTAAACTATTCTTATGTCATAATTCTTACAAAGCTACAAACTAAGGATTGATCAGTTGTTGAGATCATATAAGGCCTTGTATTCAATCCAAAGTTGAGCAACTGGCTTCCCTAGAAGCAGAACAAAGTAGCTCTTACTGTATCCATTTTGCATCATCAACTTGTTCAAATCCGCAACAAACCCAGCTCAGATATTTTCACAGTAGTCTAGAAAGTATGCAGTGACTTGGTATCCTTGGTCCCAATTAGAGCCTTCACCTACATCACCCCAGCTATCTGCAGCATAGTCAGCCCTCAACCTCACAAAATCTGCCATGCCTTCAACAAGCCCTGAAGGCGGCCGGGCCCTGTCACTCCCATCGGATAGCAATATATGCGCCATTTCGTGATAGATGACCCCAGTCATTTCCCTTTTGATATCTCTATCACCACCAGGTACCTTTCAGTGTACCCTGCACTCACATGAATGTTGTTGTCGCTGGTAGTGAATGCGACTCCATCGATGTTCTCAACTGTGATGGAGACTTTGTTGACTGCTGCAAAATTGCTGTTTAGGCCAAATAATCTGTCTAAGAAGTTGGTGGCAG
This window harbors:
- the LOC112776186 gene encoding methylthioribose kinase, translated to MAFSEFRPLDDNSLIEYIKSVPALSSKIGNDFDTLSVKEVGDGNLNFVFIVLNSTGSFVIKQALPYIRCIGESWPMTKERAYFEYLGLKEEGRLSPEHVPEVYHFDRTMSLIGMRYLEPPHIILRKGLIAGIEYPLLAEHMADFMAKTLFFTSLLFRTTSEHKRDVAEYCGNVELCRLTEQVVFSDPYKVSQYNRWTSPYLDRDAEAVREDNLLKLEVAELKSKFCERAQALIHGDLHTGSVMVTRESTQVIDPEFAFYGPMGFDIGAFLGNLILAYFSQDGHADQANDRKAYKEWILKTIEDTWNLFHHKFTALWDEHRNGAGEAYLPAIYNNPEVQLLVQKKYMTDLFHDSLGFGAAKMIRRIVGVAHVEDFESIADAAKRATCEKRALDLAKAILKERRKFEGIAEIVSAIRQYES